From Ignavibacteriota bacterium, the proteins below share one genomic window:
- a CDS encoding prolipoprotein diacylglyceryl transferase, producing the protein MYPELLKIGPITIYSYGLMLGIAFLVGNLLLTAELRRLGRDPGLATTVTMLGLIGGVAGAKLFHILENWSEFLARPTETLFSSGGLTFYGGFLLATLFIFLYFRSRKLSLLSFADVAAPALAIGYGFGRVGCQLAGDGDYGIPTDLPWAMTYPHGTVPTLSSINTQLADAYARIFPGQPIPADIPVHPAPVYEILLATALFLFLYLRRTKTLAPGNQFGWFLVLHGTARFLVEFIRLNPLLFAGLSQAQLVSLGLIIWGIYLLMRGRNLPEPAQRKR; encoded by the coding sequence ATGTACCCTGAACTTCTGAAAATCGGCCCGATCACGATCTACAGCTACGGCCTCATGCTGGGGATCGCCTTCCTCGTCGGCAATCTTTTGCTCACCGCGGAATTGCGGCGGCTCGGACGTGATCCAGGTCTGGCAACCACTGTCACCATGCTCGGCCTTATCGGCGGCGTGGCGGGTGCCAAGCTGTTTCACATCCTTGAGAACTGGAGCGAATTCCTCGCGCGGCCGACCGAGACCCTGTTCTCGTCGGGAGGGCTCACGTTTTACGGCGGTTTTCTGCTTGCGACGCTGTTCATCTTTCTCTACTTCCGCTCGCGGAAACTCTCGCTGCTGTCCTTTGCCGATGTAGCCGCGCCCGCGCTTGCCATCGGCTATGGTTTCGGCCGCGTCGGGTGCCAGCTCGCGGGAGACGGCGACTACGGCATCCCCACGGACCTGCCTTGGGCAATGACATATCCCCACGGAACAGTGCCGACATTATCGAGCATCAACACGCAGCTCGCCGACGCCTACGCGCGCATCTTCCCCGGGCAGCCCATTCCCGCCGACATCCCGGTGCATCCGGCGCCCGTGTACGAAATACTGCTGGCGACCGCGTTGTTCCTGTTCCTGTATCTGCGCCGCACAAAGACGCTGGCGCCGGGGAATCAGTTCGGCTGGTTTCTGGTGCTGCATGGCACGGCGCGTTTCCTGGTGGAGTTCATCCGGCTCAACCCGCTGCTTTTTGCCGGCCTCTCGCAGGCGCAGCTCGTGTCGCTGGGCCTCATCATCTGGGGCATCTATCTGCTGATGCGCGGCCGGAATCTCCCCGAACCCGCGCAGCGCAAACGCTGA